The following are encoded together in the Desulfoplanes formicivorans genome:
- a CDS encoding FAD-dependent oxidoreductase — MKHGHNLKNRYDVVIVGAGPAGLACGMGLRDTRLSVLILERKDVIGPKTCAGGLTHLAQSFPVSLQQARTFPLQRIVAGRHRFFLRLAHPLKTMTREDLAAAQLKELRNRSNIHIRTGVRAVGMDGDRLRTSHGDVSYRYLVGADGATSFIRKELGLSSRICMGQCYTSPRITDHPVWHLDPDNLPLGYVWEFPHRDHTNVGVYYDPQCISSGRARSYLERYIEQQGMEIDKGSFQAGVVNHGYTGHMFGNRFLVGDAAGLASRATGEGISFAMTSGLETARKILDPAYPMPELRRLVRHKRIQESFLQVMDVCPWVKRPLFALFMRMIRYPWVQETVFG; from the coding sequence TTGAAACATGGACACAATCTCAAGAACCGTTACGATGTTGTCATTGTGGGGGCTGGCCCGGCCGGATTGGCCTGTGGCATGGGGTTGCGGGATACTAGGCTCTCGGTCCTCATTCTCGAGCGCAAGGATGTCATCGGTCCCAAGACCTGTGCCGGCGGATTGACCCATTTGGCCCAGAGCTTTCCCGTATCCCTGCAACAGGCACGGACGTTTCCCCTGCAACGGATCGTGGCGGGAAGACACCGTTTTTTCCTCCGGCTGGCCCACCCCCTCAAGACCATGACCCGGGAAGACCTGGCCGCGGCCCAGCTGAAAGAGCTCCGAAACCGGTCAAACATCCACATCCGAACCGGGGTCAGGGCTGTTGGCATGGATGGCGACAGACTGCGAACTTCCCATGGGGATGTCAGCTATCGCTATCTTGTGGGCGCTGACGGGGCCACCTCCTTTATCCGCAAGGAGCTTGGGCTGTCGTCACGCATCTGCATGGGGCAGTGCTACACCTCGCCGCGCATCACGGATCATCCCGTCTGGCATCTGGATCCCGACAACCTGCCCCTGGGGTATGTTTGGGAATTCCCCCATCGTGATCATACCAATGTCGGTGTGTACTATGATCCTCAATGCATATCGTCCGGTCGGGCCCGGTCGTATCTCGAACGATATATCGAACAACAGGGAATGGAGATCGACAAGGGGTCGTTTCAGGCAGGTGTGGTGAATCATGGCTACACGGGACACATGTTCGGCAACCGTTTCCTGGTGGGTGATGCGGCCGGCCTGGCTTCCCGGGCAACAGGAGAGGGGATTTCGTTTGCCATGACCAGCGGTCTGGAGACCGCTCGCAAGATTCTCGATCCGGCCTACCCCATGCCCGAACTCCGCCGCCTTGTCCGCCACAAGCGTATTCAGGAATCCTTTTTACAGGTCATGGATGTGTGTCCCTGGGTCAAACGACCGTTGTTCGCCCTTTTCATGCGTATGATCCGCTACCCCTGGGTACAAGAAACCGTTTTTGGATGA